Proteins encoded by one window of Streptomyces sp. LX-29:
- a CDS encoding SigE family RNA polymerase sigma factor: MSAQSDFDQFYAATAKRLVAAVYAATGDLSEAEDAVQEAYARAWQRWDRLTRDGDPTPWVRTVALRLAVSSWRRARNRMRAHLRHGPPADVPGLAPDRVALVDALRGLKPDQRTVVVLHHLLDLPIEQVARETGVSEGAVRTRLSRARKALGRHLTDSDHPAPHPPAPAPASARSPKEVPTHG; encoded by the coding sequence ATGTCAGCACAATCCGACTTCGACCAGTTCTACGCGGCCACGGCCAAACGGCTCGTCGCGGCGGTCTATGCCGCCACCGGCGACCTGTCCGAGGCCGAGGACGCGGTGCAGGAGGCGTATGCCCGCGCCTGGCAGCGTTGGGACCGGCTCACCAGGGACGGCGACCCGACGCCGTGGGTGCGCACCGTCGCCCTGCGGCTGGCCGTCAGTTCCTGGCGCCGGGCCCGCAACCGGATGCGGGCTCACCTCCGGCACGGCCCACCGGCCGACGTGCCCGGCCTCGCCCCGGACCGGGTGGCGTTGGTCGACGCACTGCGCGGGCTGAAGCCCGACCAGCGCACCGTCGTCGTCCTGCACCACCTGCTCGACCTGCCCATCGAGCAGGTGGCCCGGGAGACGGGCGTCTCCGAGGGCGCCGTGCGGACCCGCCTCAGCCGTGCCCGCAAGGCGCTGGGCCGCCATCTGACCGACTCCGACCACCCCGCGCCCCACCCTCCGGCCCCCGCCCCCGCCTCAGCCCGCTCCCCGAAGGAGGTGCCCACCCATGGCTGA
- a CDS encoding PrsW family glutamic-type intramembrane protease, translated as MHQPASPQQPQQPWQPAPPIPAYAQQPHGAVGPGGASWSGPPRQTRWAALWGNKALRATGLVVLLALSGLVILALVREQTGTKGFLVGLGLATLPVPLLLAAFRWADRVEPKPWRNLAFAFAWGACAATLVALIANGFATQWLTTTIVETSPDDEADADAWGATFVAPVVEESAKAAAVLLLFLFRRRDFNGIVDGVVVAGVTATGFAFTENILYLGTAFVSDQEFGYSGLRSTTAATFFIRAVMSPFAHPLFTAMTGVGFGLAAVATQRQRARRILIPIAALLAAMVLHGVWNGSATFGGYGFLAVYALFMVPLFGLLTWLTIWSRGNELRAVGAQLTTYQAAGWLTPPEPPALSSMRARGIARDLARRSRGPAAARTVGEYIAYATSLALLRQRAHRGIADPDFSARERELLQQLWQRREVAQPALAHAALSVRPPRPPMPQPMPMPLAHAMPPATPGSHAQHHPQPQHHAQPMPTPHAETQASAPAPHRQPPQYGPWSTQPYGPYGAPGRPPQSHL; from the coding sequence GTGCATCAACCCGCGTCCCCACAGCAGCCGCAGCAGCCCTGGCAGCCCGCCCCGCCGATCCCGGCGTACGCGCAGCAGCCGCACGGGGCCGTCGGACCAGGGGGCGCGAGCTGGAGCGGTCCACCGCGCCAGACGCGCTGGGCCGCGCTGTGGGGCAACAAGGCGCTCCGTGCGACCGGACTCGTCGTCCTCCTCGCCCTCTCCGGGCTGGTCATCCTGGCGCTCGTCCGGGAGCAGACCGGCACCAAGGGCTTCCTGGTGGGTCTGGGGCTGGCCACCCTGCCCGTGCCGCTGCTCCTCGCGGCCTTCCGCTGGGCGGACCGCGTGGAGCCGAAGCCCTGGCGGAACCTGGCCTTCGCCTTCGCCTGGGGCGCGTGCGCGGCGACGCTGGTCGCGCTCATAGCCAACGGCTTCGCGACCCAGTGGCTCACCACGACCATCGTCGAGACCTCCCCCGACGACGAGGCGGACGCCGACGCATGGGGCGCCACCTTCGTCGCGCCGGTCGTGGAGGAGAGCGCCAAGGCCGCCGCCGTACTGCTGCTCTTCCTCTTCCGGCGACGCGACTTCAACGGGATCGTGGACGGCGTCGTCGTCGCCGGCGTCACGGCGACCGGCTTCGCCTTCACCGAGAACATCCTCTACCTGGGCACCGCGTTCGTCAGCGACCAGGAGTTCGGCTACTCGGGGCTGCGCTCGACCACCGCCGCGACCTTCTTCATACGCGCGGTGATGTCGCCCTTCGCCCACCCCCTCTTCACCGCCATGACCGGAGTGGGCTTCGGGCTGGCGGCCGTGGCGACCCAGCGGCAGCGCGCCCGCCGGATCCTCATACCGATCGCCGCGCTGCTCGCCGCGATGGTCCTGCACGGCGTCTGGAACGGTTCCGCGACCTTCGGCGGCTACGGCTTCCTCGCCGTCTACGCCCTGTTCATGGTCCCCCTCTTCGGCCTGCTGACCTGGCTCACCATCTGGTCGCGCGGCAACGAACTGCGCGCCGTCGGCGCCCAGCTCACCACCTACCAGGCCGCCGGCTGGCTCACCCCGCCCGAGCCGCCCGCCCTGTCCTCCATGCGGGCCCGTGGCATCGCCCGCGACCTCGCCCGCCGCTCCCGGGGCCCGGCGGCGGCCCGCACGGTCGGCGAGTACATCGCCTACGCGACCTCCCTGGCCCTGCTCCGCCAGCGCGCGCACCGCGGCATCGCGGACCCCGACTTCTCCGCCCGCGAACGGGAGCTCCTCCAGCAGCTCTGGCAGCGCAGGGAGGTCGCCCAGCCCGCGCTGGCGCACGCGGCGCTGTCGGTGCGGCCGCCGCGGCCGCCGATGCCGCAGCCCATGCCGATGCCCCTCGCGCACGCCATGCCCCCGGCCACGCCGGGGTCCCACGCCCAGCACCACCCCCAGCCCCAGCACCACGCCCAGCCCATGCCGACGCCTCACGCCGAGACTCAGGCGTCGGCGCCCGCGCCGCACCGGCAGCCGCCGCAGTACGGCCCCTGGAGCACCCAGCCGTACGGCCCGTACGGCGCCCCCGGACGGCCTCCGCAAAGTCATCTGTAA
- the trmB gene encoding tRNA (guanosine(46)-N7)-methyltransferase TrmB, translating to MFPGGPVADPAGSHHERRIRSFRPRRSRVTPGQGDALRRLWSQWGLDIDGLQPLDLGQLFGDPQLPVVLEIGFGMGEATAQMAAADPETGILATDVHTPGQGNLLALAERNGLSNIRVANGDAIILLREMLRPDSLSGMRVYFPDPWPKKRHHKRRLIQPEFLALAATRLKPGALLHCATDWEPYAEQMLEVLTASPDFENTQPDGGYTPRPDFRPLTKFEGQGLDKGHVVHDLIFRRTSG from the coding sequence ATGTTCCCCGGCGGCCCCGTCGCGGACCCCGCGGGCTCGCACCACGAGCGGCGCATCCGCTCCTTCCGCCCCCGGCGCAGCCGCGTCACCCCGGGGCAGGGCGACGCCCTGCGCCGTCTGTGGTCGCAGTGGGGCCTGGACATCGACGGGCTGCAACCGCTTGACCTCGGTCAACTGTTCGGCGACCCCCAGTTGCCCGTCGTCCTCGAGATCGGCTTCGGGATGGGCGAGGCCACCGCGCAGATGGCCGCCGCGGACCCGGAGACCGGCATCCTCGCGACCGACGTCCACACCCCCGGCCAGGGGAATCTGCTCGCGCTCGCGGAGCGGAACGGGCTGTCCAACATCCGGGTCGCCAACGGCGACGCGATCATCCTCCTCCGCGAGATGCTGCGGCCCGACTCGCTCTCCGGCATGCGGGTCTACTTCCCCGACCCGTGGCCCAAGAAGCGCCACCACAAGCGCCGCCTGATCCAGCCCGAGTTCCTCGCGCTCGCCGCCACCCGCCTCAAGCCGGGCGCCCTGCTGCACTGCGCGACCGACTGGGAGCCGTACGCCGAGCAGATGCTGGAGGTGCTCACCGCCAGCCCGGACTTCGAGAACACCCAGCCTGACGGCGGCTACACGCCACGCCCCGACTTCCGGCCGCTGACGAAGTTCGAGGGCCAGGGCCTGGACAAGGGCCATGTCGTCCACGATCTGATCTTCCGTCGTACGTCGGGCTGA